TGCTGCTACTATTGTGAGGAGGGCTAGGGAGCTTCTGAGCTCAAAGGTTGACCCCCTGCAACTATTAGCCCAGCTTGCAAATCTTATCATGGATATTTTAGCTGCAAAGCACCCAGCAGATTCTTCAGAAGTCAGAAGAGTTACTGGCAGGCATACATGTATGCTCTCTTTCCTCATGAGCTTCAAAATCATGCAGCTACATATTTAATGGCCTCAAAAACTGTTGTGCTATTGTTGATAAGTTTTGTTGAAGTGCAAGAAATTACCATTTCTACTGAATATTCATGCTGAAGATTATATTATGGTTTCTTACTGTTGAGTTGACCACTTAAAACTATTCAATATTTACACTCACAGTCTATGCCTGTTTATTGTTTCCATCTCTATCTGACTTTGTAACGAACTTTGCAGCTGCTGACGTGGATGTACACAAACTTAGGAATGCACTGGAAATACTCTCTGAAACTGAAAAGCAATTAAAGACCACAAAAAACCAGTCTACATGGCTTACTGCTGCACTATTACAGTTTAATATGAGGGAACCATACTGTCTAGATGATACTGCAGTTTCAAGCATGTTTACCGAGAGTCAGACAGGTAACTTATATCCTCAGACTCCTTAATTTTATTCTCTCCTGGGATATACTGTTGTCGAAATATGAGTTTTCAGGTACTTAGTAGCACTGTGAAGCGGAACTATGATTCTTGAAATATCTGAGTTTTTAAGTACTTAATAGCACTGTGAAGTGGAACTATGATTGTCGAAATATCTGAGTTTTTAAGTGCTTAGTAGCACTGTGAAGTGGAACTATGTCACTTTCTCAGCATGTCTGTTTTCTGATAGGTAAGCTCTATATTTTGCAGATGATGGGACCGCTGTACTGAAAGATGAAAGTTTAGATACAATTTCTCATCTTTGTTCCCAGAACAAAGTTGGTTCTCTAGACATGAATTTGGGAGATCCAGATGTATTGGAGACGATATGGATGAAAGCTCTTGAGAACTGCTCATCCCTGCCACTTCAAAATCTACTGCGTAAGGATGGGAAGTTGTCATCTCTATACACAAGCCAAGGTAATTTGCTCTGTGCGTGGGACCTCTGTTTTATGTTTTGTTTAGGAGATAGATCCGTTTGTCACTCAGCATATCCCTACTTCCTGTAGTTCTTGTTTTTCTGTGATCCACTGTAATACACCTTTTCCAGACAATTTGTCAGAGCTGCATCTAAAGCACATGTTTGTGTGGACGTATGTATCATATAGCAATAGGTATGCTTGTTGATAAGCTAGTTTTGCTGTCTTCTGGTGGGGGTGCATATTGCTCGGAGCTCTTGCATAATGTTGCCTGCAAATTCAACTCAATGCATTTTGTACCTGCactttggaattttttttttgtacagTCAGATTTCATTCTATTTAACTCTGTATTGTAGGTGTAGCAGTTGCTGAGCTACAGTTCCTCCATCCTGAGGATGTACCAACATCAGAGACCTTCTGGAAGCCACTTTGCACATCTCTACAGAATTTGCTGAGGTGCAATGTTGACATCCGAATCAACCTTTCGCCCATCTCCAGCAACAGAATGGGATCCAAGGACTCTTCTGTGAGCCTGGTCATGCAATCCAGAGAAGATCGTGAGACACAGGACCCAGTCAGTACGAACTGCAGAACCGTTGCTTCATCCCGAAGAGACTGCCCTTCCCCACACGCAGGGCAAGCCAAGGAGAAACCATCCCACATCCTGGGGTGCCTCCATGGCACTGCAGATGGCGACACAGTGGATACCGAGTCAAGGATCTTGAGCTACCAGAAGATATCTGTCGTCCCTGCACCGTCCACCCCAGGAAATGCTCCTCTGAAAGCCGCTGGAGATGCATCAAAGGTGGATGAAGGCCGAGTTCGTCGTGGATGCTTCTCAAACATTGTACCTTGCTGTGCTTCCGCTCCCCATCAGAAGTCCCACATGCGTGAGAAACGCCGAGCCTCGCTGTTCAGTTGCTGTTTCTGCAAGATCAGACCTGACTGCAAAACAAAAGCTGAAGAAGGGTAGTATGACGGTAAGAAATGCAGCCTTTCTGCAGTTGAAGCTGGAGAGAGGGGCACAGTAAACGCAAGGCTGGTAATGGTAATTCTGCATTCTGATTGCCAATTGGCTGAACCCGACATCAAGGTTGTCTATTCTCCTTAGTCTCTGCTACTATGTTTTCTGGTTTGGCTGTGGAGGTCGAATCAGTTCAGAGTTAGATGGGAGCATGTGAATCTTTAACTGCAGAATTGCAGATGGATGTGTTCATCTGTTTAACTGTAGCTTGCCTGTGATGAGACATTGGTCAGACACAGTACATGTGCTTCGCTAACATAACATATTTATAGTCGGATATTTAAACTTTCCTGGTAGCGTCGTTACTATATTTACAATTGTCGTTGGATGCAAACTTTTgactttgtatttttttttcttttttttttctgatgagTCCTTCGCGAGTCATGATCCTAATAAAGGAAGCAGCTGATGCAATGAGAACAATGACCTTCGCAGAATCCTTCACCTGTGTGACCTGATCTGAAAACATGAAAAATAGGAATTTTGCACGAACCAATACGTGCCTCGTATGAATTCTtcgaaattttgcaaaaatccTACAGTACAAAATTCTGAGCTTGCGGAGCATATGACAGTTAATTCCACTAAAACCAAAGCTCACAAGCTCATTGTGGACTCTCAACCTCAGTCCATGCCAGTCAGCCAAGCTTAAGAGGAGCAGCACATCACATCATCACCATAGAGGCAATTACCACGCCACAAAATTTCCACCAGACAGCAATTACCGCCACTGGCCACTGCAAATTCGGTAGGCCCCGTCCCACGGGCGACCTCGTCTCTGCCGCAAATAACTTGCGGCACAATCACAGTGAAAGATAGAAGCAGCAATGATGCAGGCAGAGCAAGGTAGAACTCATACAACACGGTCTTTTCTCTTCTCTGTTTTTACTTCATGTAAAAAAGAAAGGTTCTATGGAGAGTTAAAATGGAATGAAACATGAACAGCATGAGCATGTCAGGTGCGACATCTAGACACACaagccaccaccaccgcaaccAGGAGGGGCTCGCTTCGCTACCTACGCAAAAGCGCAACGACACATGACAGAAAGAAACACAGGGAAACTGGGTCGGCTATGCCACGATACGGCCTGCGCCTGCCTTCTGCTTCAGCATGATACTTCTCTGCCCAGCAGTTCAAGCCGCAGATGCAAAACCAAACGAGGGTAGGAGCCATCCGCTCTTCTTTGCATGCTCCACGTAGGAGAGGAACTTCTCCTTGGCATCAGGAATGTCTAGAGCCAGGTCGTCAAGCCCATCCCTGACCCTTGAGAACCCCTTGGTCATCTGGTTGATGGTTATGATCCCTTCACCGAAGCACTCCTGCAGCAGGGTCAGGGTCCTCTCATTCTTCTTCTCCATTGCCATCACGAGAGCCTTCTTGACAACTTCATGGTTGAAGAAAGACATGCCCAGCTCGCGGATGCAGTTGCATGCTTCCCCTACATCACCTCCACTCTCGTATTCCTCCAAGAGCTTTGTTATCTTGTCCTTGGCATCCTCCACGGCCCATCCAGTTCCACCACCCCAGCATCTGAGGAGCCTCTCACCAGCATGGCGCGCTGACGCCAGTGAGCGTGCCATGTTCAACGTTTCAGCCCCGCTGCAGTCTGGTGGAAGCTTGCTGCTAATCTCATCCAAGTTTAGAGGTGCAAGAACATCATCAATCACAGCTCTGGCTAGGAACAGTCCCAGCTCGTCTGAGGCATCCAATATATCCAGTGCCGTGTCCTCTGCAGATTCAAGAAGCATTATGAATCCCTGGGCGATGTCTTCAGTAGAGAACAGCTCCATGCTTAATGAGGAtagaagaaccgacgccatctCCTTCTCTCTGTTCTTGCGATCCAAAGCAATTGTTATGAGCTTCTTGACAAAGATTGGGTTATACTCTGGATAACCAAGCTCTTTGAGGCTACGGATAACCTCTGTTGTATCATCAGAAAGGAAGTACTCATGTATTATAGATACAGCCTCCCTCTTGTACCTTGCCAGCTTctcatgctcatcatcttcaacaCTTCCGTTCGCACCTGAACGCACATATGAAGAATCTAGCCATCCCTCAGAAATTGCTTTTGATACCAACAGCTGAAATTCAGATTTTGCAGATGGTATATCAAGAATGAGATCATCAAGACTCTCAGAGACACGAGAGAATCCTTTCATCATCTGACTAGAGCTTATCAAACATTCTTCAGATGCTTCCTTCAAAAGCTTGACAATAAGAGCTTCAGCAGTTGGGCTCTCCATTCCAAGAGTAAGAGCTCGCTTCACCACCTCATGATGAAAAAATGGCACTGCCAACTCTCTAATGCACCTACATGCCTCAGCTGTATCACCATTTTTGATGTATTCCTTTAGAAGATCAGCAATCCTCTTCTTCACCTCTTCTACTGTGATGTGCGTTGAACCACCCCATCGCTGCTCAATTAACTCTGCATGGTGGGGTGCTGAAAGATAGCTCTTCTCTGCAATTTGTACAACCTGAAAACCCTTTGAGGACTCTGAAAGActcacttttgccttgctgaGGAATGCAGGTGGCAAAATATCATCAACAACTGCACGTGCAATGAAAAGTGCAAGCACATCAACCACAGCAGGTATGTCAACAGCCAGATCATCAACAGCCTCTAACAACAGCAGAAAGCCCAGTCTGATTTGAGCAGAACTGATCACATTGCCATAAAGAGATGATAACAGCACTGATGCCATCTCCTTCTCCTTGTCATGCCTGTCCATTGCCATGGAAACAAGCTTCTTGACAAAGTAACGGTGGAAGTCATCATAACCCAACTCTTTGAGATCAGAAGCAGCCAATTTGACATCACCATTGCTGAAATATTCCTCAATAATTGGGATAAAAGATTTCTTGTAGTCTTCTAGTGGGGTTGAAACAGGGGCTTCAACTAACTCATATGGCTCCTGAGtagcaaaataataataaaaaaagagaTCAACATGAATGTACAATGTGTGGATGGAATTAACCACCGAGACAGCTAAAATACAAGCCGATCTCcattagtgttttttttttggagatcGAACATATGCTAGTGCTACACCCAATTATTTGTACCCGAGTGAAAGAACAAATGACAGGAGTAAATGGGTGAAGACCGATAGTTATTACCTCACCACTGTCATAGTTTGGATCATTTCGGTCAAGGCAGGCATCTGCATCAGTATCAATAAGTTTGCCCCAAGTCCCTTTGCCACCAGCACCGTCTGATAGAATGCTCCGCAAGTCAGATATTTTGATACAGGGGAAAATGGAGATATTTCAGCACTTTTTTCTATCTTCGGAGAGAGAAACATGGTGGTGTTAATCTTAGGTGTAACTCAATGGTATTTACTAGAGCTAATGTAATCACATAGGGCCCAACTATGTGTTGCATTTCAAACAATAGATGGTTAGTCACCAATTTTATGCATTTAAAAAATCCCAAGGACTGAACCAAATGACACTCCATATCATTCATCAGAACAAGAAGACACATGTTTTTACAGTAGTAGCCAAAACTTATGTATTGCATATCTGCATTTCATATCTTTGTGCAACATGGCAATCAAGTGTTATGTAAATATATTAGGCAACATTTTAGGAAACACAGACTGCATAGGACTAGGTCATCCCCATGGTTCtgctaggcgctaggcggatTCTAGGCGCCGACCCTTAGCCTAGCGCCTAGTCGGGAGTAATCGCGCCTAGGCATTGCTAGGCGTTTTTCTAGGCGATGAATAATACATGaataaatatttaaaagaaaagaaaaaaaagagatgagTGGTCATaaaaaaggagaaaggaaaaaaggCCCATTTGAAGGCCCAACTAAACCCTCAACCCTCTCTCCCGCATCCTCTCTGCCTCTCGCATCTGCatacgcccgccgccgctcgcatcTCGCATCTGCCTCTCTCTCCGTCCCacacgcgcccgccgccgctgcatacgcccgcacccgccgccgcctgcacctGTGCCTACCACCGCCCGCGactgcgcccgccgccgcccgcagctcctcccccaccggcgacctccgccggacgcccgccgccgctcgcacaAGCCTGTGtgagcgcccgccgccgcccgcagctcctcccccaccggcgacctccgccggacgctcctccacccccatcggcgccgccgccgagctgccAACGCCTATGGGTCCGCCTACCCCCATAGGCGAGGCGCTGACCCTTCGACTCGCGATTAGGCGCGCGGAATCGCGCCTAGGCGAGCGCCTAGCGGAACAGGGGTCATCCCTAATCTGATAAACTAGAATATTAACACATAATGGATCCTTTCTTGTTTCTTAAGGTGCAAGGGCTGTGAAAATCAAGATAAAGTCAATTAACATGAATCTCCAAGTATCCCTGACAACTGGTATTTTATAAAAAGCAAACTATGTCAATAAATATCTTGCTTTCACGTAAGAGATCTAACCACATGCATTCAGGGTGGACCTAGAAGCAACCTAATACACCAACGTGAATACAAAACACATGAATGAACCTATGACTGAATGCCAAAAGATAACCTCACATTCTAACAAAGGTTTCAAACAAGAAAAGGAATCAATTGATTTAGCAAGGCCATGACAGCAATGCAGACCCACATGCACAGATAGTTGGCAGCATCAAGGGCGCAGGCATTACAAAAGCCATGCATTACTGTGATcaatgtccaaaagaattgatTGTAAAAAATGGGCAACAGAAACACATATTCCCACTTTCCAACATGCAGGTTGTGTACACATGTCTAGACAGTGTCCAAATATTAACAGCTAAAATTGCCaacagaacaacaacaacaacaacaacaacaacatagccttttttcccaagcaagttggggtaggctagagatgaaacccgaaagaaataagttcaaggttcaggcacattgatagctagtctccaagcgctcctatccaaagctatctttttagagatattccaatccttaaggtctctcttaaccgactcatcccatgtcagtttaggtctacctctacccctctttacattatcgacccgctcaaaaaccccattacgcaccggcgcctcaggaggccttcgttggacatgtccaaaccatctcagccgatgctgggtaagtttctcctcaattggtgccactccgaccctatcccgaataacttcgttccggactctatccctccttgtgtgcccgcaaaaccaccgcaacatccgcatctctgctacactcagttgctggacatgtcgccttttgtaggccaacattcagcaccgtatagcatcgccggacgaactgctgtcctatagaatttgccttttagcttttgtggcaccctcttgtcacaaaggatgccagaagcttgccgccatttcaaccagccagctgaaattctatgcctaacatcttcatcaatgtcgccatccttttgtagcaccgatcctaaataccgaaaagtatccttctggaccaccacttgtctatctagactaacgtctcccgcctcatgcctagtcgcgctgaaatcgcacatcatgtactcggtcttggtcctactaagtctgaaccctttcgactctaacgtgcgtctccacagctctaacttcctgttaacccctgccctactctcgtcaactagcaccacatcatcagcaaagagcatacaccaagggatctcaccttgtatatcccttgtgacctcatccatcactaaagcaaataaataagggctcaatgctgacccctggtgtaggcctatgttaataggaaagtcagtggtgttgccatcacatgtccggacaaacgtcgtcgcatccttgtacatatccttaatgagggtaatgtacttagttgggactttgtgcttctccaaggcccaccacatgacatttctcggtattttgtcatatgccttctcaaggtcaatgaagaccatgtgcaagtccttctgttccctatatctctccatcaattgtcgtattaagaaaatcgcctccatggttgaccttccaggcatgaacccaaattggttttgggtcacacttgtcactcttcttaggcgatgctcgattaACCCAAATTGCCAACAGAAGGAACAGAAAAATTCTGAATGGACATAGTTTGAACATAAAGATGCTATATGAACCCCAATTAGGAGTGCAAGCCACAATTTGCAAAAAGGATGGTAGGCAACTGATAAATAATTAGCAAATCAAGTAGCTGCACTTAAAATAACAATGACATACACCAACATGGCAAATATTGGATATACTTCAAGTGTTCTCCTAGATTTGTAGCTGGCTCGCAGAATATGGTTCACATCATACCCGCACACAGGAAATTCCGGTGGTTCAATTAACTGAAAGCATATCAGAACCAACAGCACAATGTGCTCTATCAACTTTATGTCACCAAATATCCATCTAAGAAAAGTTTGTACTGTTACTTACATACACGACAAAAGAGTACGGTGCCGACAAAAATAACTAAGAATACCAAAATTTAACAGAAACTACTCCCAGCCAGATATACAATTGTCGCGATCCAACTAAATCATTCCCCCCACCAGCAAAGCTCAACCACCAGCTAATCCCTTACTGGCAGCTGAGACTAGCAGTTAACATGCACACGGAACTACCAATTGGCACCATGCATGAAAACCTCGCCGTCCATATACCAATCATGCAGATACACATAGTACTGGAATTTGAAAACAAAGGGCTTCTATACTTAACCCATCTAGCAGAATATATTCAAACTGGCAGATGAAAAATAGTAAGGAAAACATCTGTGTTCCTTCAAATCAGATTTCATCAACACTACATTTCTACTAGAACTCTCATCtccaaaacaaaatatgcaGTCTCAACACAAGAAGAGCCCACCCTTGTACCTAACTTCGTGGGCCCTAACTAGCAGGGGCACTAGAAGCTCAGAACAATAGGCAAAAGGGGATCACCCCAACAAAGAGTATTCCTAATAAACAAGGAGAGCTATCTGAACCAAGCTGCCGAACCTACATTCCTAGCACTCCAAACAGGATACTACGACGCCGAAAATGGCATTACACCTCAGATCAACGCAAACAAGGAAGCAGCAAATTAATAATAGCAGCCCAGCACACGCCACACAGGCACACACCATCCTATCTTATCCTATCCTAAATAATCAAGCACAGGAAGCACTGGAGCCACCTCAGCAACCACAGGGAAGCAA
The Panicum virgatum strain AP13 chromosome 6N, P.virgatum_v5, whole genome shotgun sequence genome window above contains:
- the LOC120677577 gene encoding MA3 DOMAIN-CONTAINING TRANSLATION REGULATORY FACTOR 1-like; translated protein: MASPKKDGGFLTQDQREKLRIAETLSLASPRSPTGGSASALLQQYEQQMLEQKRAVAAAAAGGGTGRGGGGGGGGGPRHVRRAHSGKTIKVKKDGAGGKGTWGKLIDTDADACLDRNDPNYDSGEEPYELVEAPVSTPLEDYKKSFIPIIEEYFSNGDVKLAASDLKELGYDDFHRYFVKKLVSMAMDRHDKEKEMASVLLSSLYGNVISSAQIRLGFLLLLEAVDDLAVDIPAVVDVLALFIARAVVDDILPPAFLSKAKVSLSESSKGFQVVQIAEKSYLSAPHHAELIEQRWGGSTHITVEEVKKRIADLLKEYIKNGDTAEACRCIRELAVPFFHHEVVKRALTLGMESPTAEALIVKLLKEASEECLISSSQMMKGFSRVSESLDDLILDIPSAKSEFQLLVSKAISEGWLDSSYVRSGANGSVEDDEHEKLARYKREAVSIIHEYFLSDDTTEVIRSLKELGYPEYNPIFVKKLITIALDRKNREKEMASVLLSSLSMELFSTEDIAQGFIMLLESAEDTALDILDASDELGLFLARAVIDDVLAPLNLDEISSKLPPDCSGAETLNMARSLASARHAGERLLRCWGGGTGWAVEDAKDKITKLLEEYESGGDVGEACNCIRELGMSFFNHEVVKKALVMAMEKKNERTLTLLQECFGEGIITINQMTKGFSRVRDGLDDLALDIPDAKEKFLSYVEHAKKSGWLLPSFGFASAA